A region of Rhodanobacteraceae bacterium DNA encodes the following proteins:
- a CDS encoding Translation elongation factor G-related protein, with protein MSAYTTGDIRNVALAGHAGAGKTTLFEALLVAGGAIQTAGTIERGSTVSDYDDQEKQRQHSIHSTIASIDAANCHINLIDTAGYADFRGETLAALAAVETCAVVVNAANGIEHGTRRLMHYAKERRLARMLVVNRIDMEGLDLAALVDELRDEFGPECLPVNLPAAHGAKVADCFYAHDGDSDLGRVADAHQRIIDQVVEINERLMGRYLEEGEDRISPEDLHEAFEQCLREGHLVPICFTSARTGAGVAEWLQIAQKLLPHPGEANPPPFVKGAGADAKPVEAKPDPAAHVIADVFKIINDPFVGKLAVFRVWQGTVRKDSQLFIDDGKKPFKVGHLFRLQGKDHVEIERAIPGDIAGVAKVDEVHFDAVLHDSHDEDLIHLQPLAYPLSMFGLAVEPRHKGQDQKLATALAKLAEEDPCLGVEHNKELNETVVRGLSDLHLKLVLERMRDRYGVEVTTHPPRIAYRETIGARAEGHHRHKKQTGGAGQFGEVFLRVEPLPRGAGFEFSDESKGGVIPNQYIPAIEKGVRQVLEHGAIAGYPMQDVRVVVYDGKYHPVDSKEVAFVSAGKKAFLDAVSKARPIVLEPIVNLDVNVPEQYMGDVTGGLASKRARINGTDSLRGGVLVVKAQAPLAEVVDYQTELRSLTGGEGRFAMELSHYDPVPPQIQKQLTEAYKPKTEED; from the coding sequence ATGAGCGCCTACACCACCGGAGACATCCGCAACGTGGCCCTGGCGGGCCACGCAGGCGCAGGCAAGACGACTCTGTTCGAAGCCCTGCTGGTCGCCGGCGGCGCGATCCAGACGGCGGGCACGATCGAACGCGGCAGCACGGTGTCCGACTACGACGACCAGGAGAAACAGCGCCAGCACTCGATCCACTCCACCATCGCGTCGATCGATGCGGCGAACTGTCATATCAACCTGATCGACACCGCGGGCTACGCGGATTTCCGCGGCGAAACCCTGGCAGCGCTGGCCGCGGTCGAGACCTGCGCGGTGGTGGTCAACGCCGCCAACGGCATCGAGCACGGCACGCGCCGGCTGATGCACTACGCGAAGGAGCGGCGGCTCGCGCGGATGCTGGTGGTCAACCGCATCGACATGGAGGGCCTGGACCTCGCGGCGCTGGTCGACGAACTGCGCGACGAATTCGGACCCGAGTGCCTGCCCGTGAACCTGCCGGCGGCGCACGGCGCGAAGGTGGCAGATTGCTTTTACGCGCACGACGGCGACAGCGACCTTGGCCGAGTCGCCGACGCGCACCAGCGGATCATCGACCAGGTGGTCGAGATCAACGAACGCCTGATGGGCCGTTACCTCGAAGAGGGCGAGGACCGGATTTCGCCCGAAGACCTGCACGAGGCTTTCGAACAATGCCTGCGCGAGGGCCATCTGGTGCCGATCTGTTTCACCTCCGCACGCACCGGCGCGGGTGTCGCGGAGTGGCTGCAGATCGCGCAGAAGTTGCTGCCGCATCCGGGCGAGGCCAATCCGCCGCCGTTCGTGAAGGGCGCCGGCGCCGATGCGAAACCCGTCGAAGCGAAACCCGATCCCGCCGCGCACGTGATCGCGGACGTGTTCAAGATCATCAACGATCCCTTCGTCGGCAAGCTCGCGGTGTTCCGCGTATGGCAGGGCACGGTCAGGAAGGATTCGCAACTCTTCATCGACGACGGCAAGAAGCCGTTCAAGGTCGGGCACCTGTTCCGCCTGCAAGGCAAGGATCACGTCGAGATCGAGCGCGCGATCCCGGGCGACATCGCCGGCGTCGCCAAGGTGGACGAAGTCCATTTCGACGCGGTGCTGCACGACTCGCACGACGAGGATCTGATCCACCTGCAGCCGCTCGCGTATCCGCTGTCGATGTTCGGCCTCGCGGTGGAACCCAGGCACAAGGGCCAGGACCAGAAGCTCGCGACCGCGCTGGCCAAGCTCGCCGAGGAAGATCCCTGCCTCGGCGTCGAGCACAACAAGGAATTGAACGAGACGGTGGTGCGCGGCCTCTCCGACCTGCACCTGAAACTGGTGCTGGAACGCATGCGCGATCGCTACGGCGTCGAGGTGACCACCCACCCGCCGCGCATCGCCTATCGCGAAACCATCGGCGCCAGGGCCGAAGGCCACCACCGCCACAAGAAGCAGACCGGCGGCGCCGGCCAGTTCGGTGAGGTGTTCCTGCGCGTGGAACCGTTGCCGCGCGGCGCGGGCTTCGAGTTCAGCGACGAGAGCAAGGGCGGCGTGATCCCCAACCAGTACATCCCCGCGATCGAGAAAGGCGTGCGCCAGGTGCTCGAACACGGCGCCATCGCGGGCTACCCGATGCAGGACGTGCGCGTGGTCGTGTACGACGGCAAATACCACCCGGTCGATTCCAAGGAAGTCGCGTTCGTGTCGGCCGGCAAGAAGGCTTTCCTCGACGCGGTGTCGAAAGCCCGGCCGATCGTGCTGGAACCCATCGTCAACCTCGACGTCAACGTGCCCGAGCAATACATGGGCGACGTCACCGGCGGGCTGGCCTCCAAGCGCGCGCGCATCAACGGCACCGATTCATTGCGCGGCGGCGTGCTGGTGGTCAAGGCGCAGGCGCCGCTGGCGGAAGTGGTCGACTACCAGACCGAATTGCGTTCGCTGACCGGCGGCGAAGGCCGCTTCGCGATGGAATTGTCCCACTACGATCCGGTGCCGCCGCAGATCCAGAAGCAGCTCACCGAGGCCTACAAGCCCAAAACCGAAGAAGACTGA
- a CDS encoding Proline iminopeptidase, translating to MDMHSERRSLYPEIEPFDSGMLPVSALHTLYYEQCGNPHGKPVVFLHGGPGAGCNPKCRRFFDPSVYRIVLFDQRGCGRSTPHAELRENTTWDLVADIERLRAHLRIERWQVFGGSWGSTLALAYAETHPDRVTELVLRGIFMLRQRELQWFYQRGCDMLYPDAWEKYLAAIPEAEHGDLIGAYHKRLTSGDPAVRLAAARAWSVWEASTSFLLQNEAYVAASAGDEFALAFAGIENHYFVNRGFFEHDDQLLRNAHRLHGIPAVIVQGRYDVVCPARSAWDLHCAWPQADLRIVPDAGHSAFEPGNVHELVGATDRFRGRGR from the coding sequence ATGGATATGCACAGCGAGCGCCGCAGCCTGTATCCCGAAATCGAGCCGTTCGACAGCGGCATGCTGCCGGTTTCCGCGTTGCACACGTTGTACTACGAGCAGTGCGGCAACCCGCACGGGAAACCCGTGGTGTTCCTGCACGGCGGTCCTGGCGCGGGTTGCAACCCCAAGTGCCGGCGCTTCTTCGATCCCTCGGTGTACCGGATCGTGCTGTTCGACCAGCGCGGCTGCGGGCGTTCCACGCCGCACGCGGAACTTCGCGAGAACACCACCTGGGACCTGGTGGCCGACATCGAACGCCTGCGGGCGCATCTGCGCATCGAGCGCTGGCAGGTGTTCGGCGGTTCGTGGGGTTCGACGCTGGCGCTGGCGTACGCGGAAACCCATCCCGACCGCGTCACCGAGCTGGTGCTGCGCGGCATCTTCATGTTGCGCCAGCGCGAACTGCAGTGGTTCTACCAGCGCGGCTGCGACATGCTGTATCCCGATGCGTGGGAAAAATACCTCGCCGCGATTCCGGAAGCCGAACACGGCGACCTGATCGGCGCGTACCACAAGCGCCTGACGTCGGGCGATCCGGCGGTGCGGCTCGCCGCCGCGCGCGCGTGGTCGGTGTGGGAGGCCTCGACCAGCTTCCTGCTGCAGAACGAGGCCTACGTCGCGGCCAGCGCCGGCGATGAATTCGCGCTGGCGTTCGCCGGCATCGAGAACCACTATTTCGTGAATCGCGGATTCTTCGAGCACGACGACCAGTTGCTGCGCAACGCGCATCGCCTGCACGGCATCCCTGCGGTGATCGTGCAGGGCCGCTACGACGTGGTGTGCCCGGCGCGCAGCGCCTGGGACTTGCACTGCGCGTGGCCGCAGGCCGACCTGCGCATCGTGCCGGATGCCGGGCACTCCGCGTTCGAGCCCGGCAACGTGCACGAACTGGTGGGCGCGACCGACCGCTTCCGCGGACGCGGGCGGTAG